A stretch of DNA from Candidatus Latescibacter sp.:
ACAACCTGCACATCATGATAGATATTCTCTAAACTATTGTGCATACATGAAAATCCACTTGACAAAATATTATCTATCAAATATATTTATAACAAATTTGAAATCCACATAGGCAAAGTATGGACACTTAAATTTTCTGAACCGTGTCTATGTACGGTAATATCGTGTTATGAGGATTTCAAAGCAACTGATAAACCTACAATCGGAGAGGAATGAACATGAAAAAGATCCTGACCGCGCGTCAACAAAACATTCTGGATTTCATTGAGAGTTTTTTGCATAAGAGGGGATATCCGCCTACTTTAAGAGAAATCGGGAATGAATTCGGCATCAGCTCCACCAACGGAGTGCGGGTGAATCTCGCCGCCCTGGAAAAGAAAAAGTATATCATCCGCCGACCCTGGCTCTCCCGGGGCATCGAGCTGATTTATGCTCCGAAGACACAGCAGATCGAAGGTGAAGTCGGATATGTTCCCATCATCGGCAAGGTAGCTGCCGGAGAACCGATTTTTGCGGCGGAAAACATAGAGGGCATGCTCGCAATCGATGACAATTTCCTGCCGACCAAAAAGGTATTTGCACTGAAGGTCAAGGGTGACAGCATGGTGGGCGCCGGCATAGTGGACGGCGATTATATCCTGGCCAGACGTCAGCACAACGCCGAGGCCGGAGATATCGTGGTTTTTATCGTCGGAGACGAGATCACGGTCAAAAAGTATG
This window harbors:
- the lexA gene encoding transcriptional repressor LexA → MKKILTARQQNILDFIESFLHKRGYPPTLREIGNEFGISSTNGVRVNLAALEKKKYIIRRPWLSRGIELIYAPKTQQIEGEVGYVPIIGKVAAGEPIFAAENIEGMLAIDDNFLPTKKVFALKVKGDSMVGAGIVDGDYILARRQHNAEAGDIVVFIVGDEITVKKYDTKGDKVLLIPENEAYETRVIKKNSSDLQIAGKVVGLIRKY